In the Hordeum vulgare subsp. vulgare chromosome 7H, MorexV3_pseudomolecules_assembly, whole genome shotgun sequence genome, one interval contains:
- the LOC123411875 gene encoding haloacid dehalogenase-like hydrolase domain-containing protein Sgpp codes for MERSGGNGICRAASMEALLFDIDGTMCVSDPFHHRAFSELLQGLGYNGGAPITPEFGMAHMAGRSNQHIGRFIFPDWPQQRLHAFFSEKEALFALYAGEGLQEVLGLRELCRWARDRGLKRAAVTNAPRANAELMIGILGLADFFQLVVAGEDCREGRSKPCPDPYLRALALLGASAERSVVLEDSLIINPRLSIDLPRIKQSDRHDTEIC; via the exons ATGGAAAG GAGCGGTGGGAATGGGATCTGCCGGGCGGCGTCGATGGAGGCGCTGTTGTTCGACATCGACGGCACCATGTGCGTCTCCGACCCGTTCCACCACCGCGCCTTCTCGGAACTGCTGCAGGGCCTGGGCTACAACGGCGGCGCCCCCATCACGCCTGAGTTCGGCATGGCGCACATGGCCGGCCGCAGCAACCAGCATATCGGCCGCTTCATCTTCCCGGACTGGCCGCAGCAGCGGCTCCACGCCTTCTTCTCCGAGAAGGAGGCGCTCTTCGCGCTGTACGCCGGCGAGGGGCTCCAGGAGGTGCTCGGGCTGAGGGAGCTCTGCCGGTGGGCGCGGGATCGCGGGCTGAAGCGGGCGGCAGTCACCAACGCGCCCCGCGCCAACGCCGAGCTCATGATCGGGATCCTCGGGCTGGCCGACTTCTTCCAGCTCGTCGTCGCCGGAGAGGACTgccgcgagggccgctccaagccCTGCCCCGACCCCTACCTCCGCGCGCTCGCCCTGCTCGGCGCGTCGGCTGAGCGGTCCGTCGTGTTGGAGGACTCTCTTATAATAAATCCGAGGCTATCAATAGATCTACCGAGGATAAAGCAATCAGACCgtcacgacaccgagatttgttaa